Proteins co-encoded in one Methylobacterium sp. WL1 genomic window:
- the lpdA gene encoding dihydrolipoyl dehydrogenase: MSYDLVVIGTGPGGYVCAIRAAQLGLRTAVVEKRATHGGTCLNVGCIPSKALLHASEAFEEATKHFADLGIEVSGVKLDLKKMMSFKAEGVAGNTKGVEFLLKKNKVDTFHGTGRIAGAGRVEVVSEDGGNQMLETKSIVIATGSDVTRLPGVTIDETVVVSSTGALELDRVPKKLLVIGAGVIGLELGSVWRRLGAEVTVVEYLDRVLPGMDGEVGKQFQRILTKQGIQFKLSTKVTGVEVGKKGASVSVEPAAGGATETVQADVVLVAIGRVPYTEGLGLDTVGVQRDDKGRILTDSHYATNVTGIYAIGDVIAGPMLAHKAEDEGVAIAEMLAGQSGHVNYGVIPNVVYTFPEVASVGKTEEELTKDGIAYNVGKFPFTANGRAKANGTTDGFVKVLADAQTDRVLGVHIVGADAGNLIAEVAVAMEFGASSEDIARTCHAHPTLTEAVKEAALAVSKRAIHV; encoded by the coding sequence ATGTCCTACGATCTCGTCGTCATCGGCACCGGCCCAGGCGGCTACGTCTGCGCGATCCGCGCGGCGCAGCTCGGCCTGCGGACCGCCGTGGTCGAGAAGCGGGCGACCCACGGCGGTACCTGCCTCAATGTCGGCTGCATCCCGTCGAAGGCACTGCTGCACGCCTCCGAGGCGTTCGAGGAGGCGACCAAGCATTTCGCCGATCTCGGCATCGAGGTGAGCGGCGTGAAGCTCGATCTCAAGAAGATGATGAGCTTCAAGGCTGAGGGCGTCGCCGGCAACACCAAGGGCGTCGAGTTCCTGCTCAAGAAGAACAAGGTCGACACCTTCCACGGCACCGGCAGGATCGCGGGCGCCGGCCGGGTCGAGGTCGTGTCCGAGGATGGCGGCAACCAGATGCTCGAGACCAAGAGCATCGTCATCGCCACCGGATCCGACGTGACGCGCCTTCCGGGCGTGACCATCGACGAGACGGTCGTGGTCTCCTCCACGGGCGCCTTGGAGCTCGACCGGGTGCCGAAGAAGCTCCTGGTCATCGGCGCCGGGGTGATCGGCCTGGAACTGGGCTCGGTCTGGCGCCGGCTCGGCGCCGAAGTCACCGTGGTGGAATACCTCGACCGGGTGCTGCCCGGCATGGACGGCGAGGTCGGCAAGCAGTTCCAGCGGATCCTGACCAAGCAGGGCATCCAGTTCAAGCTGTCGACCAAGGTGACCGGCGTCGAGGTCGGCAAGAAGGGCGCCAGCGTCAGCGTTGAGCCGGCAGCGGGCGGCGCGACCGAGACCGTGCAGGCGGACGTGGTCCTCGTGGCGATCGGCCGGGTGCCCTACACCGAGGGTCTCGGGCTGGACACCGTGGGCGTGCAGCGCGACGACAAGGGCCGGATCCTCACGGATTCCCACTACGCCACCAACGTCACGGGCATCTACGCGATCGGCGACGTGATCGCGGGGCCGATGCTGGCCCACAAGGCGGAGGACGAGGGCGTCGCCATCGCCGAGATGCTGGCCGGCCAGTCAGGCCACGTCAATTACGGCGTTATCCCGAACGTGGTCTACACGTTCCCGGAGGTGGCCTCGGTCGGCAAGACCGAGGAGGAGCTGACCAAGGACGGCATCGCCTACAATGTCGGCAAATTCCCGTTCACGGCCAACGGCCGCGCCAAGGCGAACGGCACCACGGACGGGTTCGTCAAGGTGCTGGCCGACGCGCAGACCGACCGGGTTCTCGGCGTGCACATCGTGGGCGCGGATGCCGGCAACCTGATCGCCGAGGTCGCGGTGGCGATGGAGTTCGGCGCCTCGTCCGAGGATATCGCCCGCACCTGCCACGCGCATCCCACGCTGACCGAGGCGGTCAAGGAGGCAGCCCTGGCCGTGTCCAAGCGCGCCATCCACGTCTGA
- a CDS encoding SDR family oxidoreductase, producing MSEPMNRPNVAIVTGGSRGIGRAVSLLLAERGYAICLSYVSDTAAAQAVVDAITAKGGKALAVRSDVGVEADVLALFQAADGLGRLAALVNNAGVVDMKSDVADMSAARLQRMMTTNVVGSFLCAREAVRRMSTKRGGAGGAIVNLSSVAARLGGPGQFVDYAASKGAIDSLTTGLAREVAGEGIRVNAVAPGIIATEIHASGGEPDRVERLGPAVPMGRAGTAEEVAAPIAWLLSEEAAYTTGAILDVAGGR from the coding sequence ATGAGTGAGCCCATGAACAGACCCAACGTCGCCATCGTCACGGGCGGCAGCCGCGGCATCGGTCGGGCGGTATCGTTGCTGCTCGCCGAGCGCGGCTACGCGATATGCCTGAGTTACGTGTCGGACACGGCCGCGGCACAGGCGGTGGTGGATGCGATCACCGCCAAGGGCGGCAAGGCGCTGGCCGTGCGCAGCGATGTCGGCGTCGAGGCCGACGTGCTGGCGCTGTTCCAGGCCGCGGACGGGCTCGGCCGGCTCGCGGCGCTCGTGAACAACGCGGGCGTGGTCGATATGAAATCCGACGTGGCCGACATGAGCGCGGCCCGGCTCCAGCGCATGATGACCACCAACGTGGTCGGGAGCTTCCTGTGTGCCCGCGAGGCCGTGCGGCGCATGTCGACCAAGCGTGGCGGGGCAGGGGGCGCCATCGTCAACCTGTCCTCCGTCGCGGCCCGGCTCGGTGGCCCCGGCCAGTTCGTCGACTACGCCGCCTCGAAGGGCGCGATCGACTCGCTGACCACCGGGCTCGCCCGGGAGGTCGCCGGAGAGGGCATCCGCGTCAACGCGGTGGCGCCCGGCATCATCGCCACCGAGATCCATGCCAGCGGCGGCGAGCCCGACCGGGTCGAACGCCTCGGGCCCGCCGTCCCGATGGGCCGCGCCGGCACCGCCGAGGAGGTCGCCGCGCCGATCGCGTGGCTGCTCTCGGAGGAGGCCGCCTACACCACGGGTGCCATCCTCGACGTCGCCGGCGGCCGCTGA
- a CDS encoding DUF2442 domain-containing protein, with amino-acid sequence MTSHRIASVEPLHYPALRVTFVDGIAGILDFSDSITTGAIFAPLEDEAFSRTVAVGDHGRTFGWKLDAVGREIGFCPDAARIRIETQIVEVLASRYESAHAAAA; translated from the coding sequence ATGACGTCGCATCGGATCGCCTCCGTGGAGCCTCTTCATTATCCGGCTCTCCGCGTCACGTTCGTTGACGGCATCGCGGGCATTCTGGACTTTTCGGACTCCATTACGACGGGCGCCATCTTCGCGCCGCTCGAGGACGAAGCCTTTTCCCGGACCGTCGCTGTCGGCGATCACGGACGGACCTTCGGCTGGAAACTCGACGCTGTCGGGCGCGAGATCGGTTTCTGCCCCGACGCCGCACGGATCCGGATCGAGACCCAGATCGTCGAGGTTCTCGCGAGCCGCTACGAGTCGGCCCACGCGGCAGCCGCATGA
- a CDS encoding DUF4160 domain-containing protein — protein MSGQEAKHSIITGEVLSGALPRAKDKDIRAWLDANREQVSYVWREIRAGRYNGGMIE, from the coding sequence TTGTCCGGCCAGGAGGCGAAGCATTCGATCATCACGGGCGAAGTCCTCAGCGGGGCTTTGCCGCGTGCGAAGGACAAGGACATCCGGGCGTGGCTGGATGCCAACCGCGAACAGGTTTCCTATGTCTGGCGAGAGATCCGGGCCGGTCGCTACAACGGGGGAATGATCGAATGA
- the odhB gene encoding 2-oxoglutarate dehydrogenase complex dihydrolipoyllysine-residue succinyltransferase, which translates to MATDILVPTLGESVTEATIGRWFKKPGDTVAVDEPIVELETDKVTLEVNAPAAGQLGEILVKDGETVEPGALLGSIVEAGAAAASGGGKKAAAKEAPKEAAETKSESRSEAPKPAAPAKTEAPARESSAGYGNHGDAGAPASQRPTGDNGPAVAKLARESGVDPSGINGSGKDGRVTKGDMLGAISKGPSPAPAAPRQGGPPDPPRAPSAPDDAAREERVRMTKLRQTIARRLKDAQDTAAMLTTFNDVDMSAVMALRSQYKDIFEKKHGTKLGFMGFFTKAVIGALKDVPAVNAEIDGQDLVYKNYYHIGIAVGTDKGLVVPVVRNADDLSIAGVEKTIAGFGKKARDGKLSIEDMQGGTFTITNGGIYGSLMSTPILNAPQSGILGMHRIEERPVVRAGKIEARPMMYLALSYDHRIVDGKEAVTFLVRVKEALEDPARLVLDL; encoded by the coding sequence ATGGCTACCGACATCCTCGTCCCGACGCTCGGCGAATCCGTGACCGAGGCCACCATCGGCCGCTGGTTCAAGAAGCCCGGCGACACGGTCGCGGTCGATGAGCCGATCGTCGAGCTCGAGACCGACAAGGTCACCCTGGAGGTCAACGCTCCGGCGGCCGGCCAGCTCGGCGAGATCCTGGTCAAGGACGGTGAGACGGTGGAGCCCGGCGCGCTGCTCGGCTCGATCGTCGAGGCCGGTGCGGCTGCGGCCTCCGGCGGCGGCAAGAAGGCCGCCGCCAAGGAGGCCCCGAAGGAGGCCGCCGAGACCAAGTCCGAGAGCCGCAGCGAGGCGCCGAAGCCGGCCGCCCCCGCGAAGACCGAGGCGCCCGCCCGGGAATCGTCCGCCGGCTACGGCAACCACGGCGACGCCGGAGCCCCGGCCTCCCAGCGCCCGACCGGCGACAACGGCCCGGCGGTGGCCAAGCTCGCCCGCGAGAGCGGCGTCGATCCCTCCGGCATCAACGGCTCCGGCAAGGACGGCCGCGTGACCAAGGGCGACATGCTCGGCGCGATCTCCAAGGGCCCGAGCCCGGCCCCGGCCGCCCCCCGCCAGGGAGGCCCGCCCGACCCGCCGCGCGCGCCCTCGGCGCCGGACGATGCCGCGCGCGAGGAGCGCGTGCGCATGACGAAGCTGCGCCAGACCATCGCGCGCCGCCTCAAGGACGCGCAGGACACTGCTGCGATGCTGACGACGTTTAACGACGTCGACATGTCGGCCGTGATGGCGCTCCGCAGCCAATACAAGGACATCTTCGAGAAGAAGCACGGCACCAAGCTCGGCTTCATGGGCTTCTTCACCAAGGCGGTGATCGGCGCCCTCAAGGACGTGCCCGCGGTCAATGCCGAGATCGACGGGCAGGACCTCGTCTACAAGAACTATTACCACATCGGCATCGCGGTCGGTACCGATAAGGGCCTGGTCGTGCCGGTGGTGCGCAACGCCGACGACCTGTCGATCGCCGGCGTCGAGAAGACGATCGCCGGCTTCGGCAAGAAGGCCCGCGACGGCAAGCTGTCCATCGAGGACATGCAGGGCGGCACCTTCACGATCACCAACGGCGGCATCTACGGCTCGCTGATGTCGACCCCGATCCTCAATGCCCCGCAATCGGGCATCCTCGGCATGCACCGCATCGAGGAGCGCCCGGTGGTCCGTGCCGGCAAGATCGAGGCGCGGCCGATGATGTACCTCGCACTGTCATACGATCACCGGATCGTGGACGGTAAGGAGGCCGTGACCTTCCTGGTGCGGGTCAAGGAGGCGCTGGAGGATCCGGCCCGGCTCGTGCTGGACCTGTGA